Proteins from a genomic interval of Providencia stuartii:
- a CDS encoding YfgM family protein has protein sequence MEVYTTENEQVDAIKRFFANNGVALIIGLVVGIGAVLGWNYWQSHKSNVLQESAQKFENVSTQLHSGSAQGIEAAQKFAAETNDVYSAMIGLELAQVAVDKGDLALAEKSLSDALTKAKTDDMLDLINFRLARVQLAQGKADAAIASVGNIKAKSWQAAAQDIRGDALLHKGDNAGAKAAYTQGLESDGSQAIRSLLTLKLNNVSVL, from the coding sequence ATGGAAGTTTACACAACTGAAAACGAACAAGTTGATGCTATCAAACGCTTTTTTGCTAATAATGGCGTGGCGTTAATCATTGGACTTGTTGTCGGTATTGGGGCTGTTCTAGGATGGAATTATTGGCAGTCTCACAAGAGCAATGTGTTACAAGAAAGCGCTCAAAAATTTGAAAATGTCAGTACACAACTGCATTCAGGTTCAGCTCAAGGTATTGAAGCTGCACAAAAATTCGCTGCTGAAACAAATGATGTATACAGTGCGATGATTGGGTTAGAACTTGCTCAAGTTGCTGTTGATAAAGGTGATTTAGCGTTAGCAGAAAAATCATTATCAGATGCTTTAACCAAAGCAAAAACCGATGATATGCTGGACCTCATCAACTTTCGTTTAGCGCGAGTACAGCTAGCACAAGGTAAAGCTGATGCCGCGATAGCGTCAGTGGGTAATATTAAAGCTAAATCATGGCAAGCAGCAGCACAAGATATTCGTGGAGACGCTTTACTCCATAAGGGCGACAATGCAGGCGCAAAAGCTGCATATACTCAAGGGCTGGAAAGTGATGGCTCACAAGCAATTAGAAGCCTTCTTACCCTTAAACTGAACAACGTATCTGTACTCTAA
- the bamB gene encoding outer membrane protein assembly factor BamB, whose product MQLRKTLLIGLVASALLAGCSSETDSIVMAPLPQVENQFTPSIVWDKSVGNGVEQFYSDLSPVWDGSAIYAADRKGLVKAFELDSGKEIWSVDLSKRTGFLSANLSALLSGGLTVSGDHIYIGTERGTVIALNKEDGSVVWDVEVAGEALSRPVASNGLVMVHTSNGMLQALDENNGEIKWTVNMDTPSLSLRGESAPSVAYGAAIVGGDNGRVSAVLLSQGQLIWQQRISQVTSSTEIGRLDDVDMTPIIDDGTIYAIAYNGTLAALDMRSGQIKWKRDLGSVNNMVLSGENLYLVDQNDRVLSVRKSDGVTLWTQEGLLNRGLSAPEMYNGYIVVGDKEGYLHWLDMSTGGFVAQNKINSSGIHSRPVVAGDKLMVQARNGTVYLLTR is encoded by the coding sequence ATGCAGTTGCGGAAAACACTTTTGATTGGCCTAGTCGCTTCAGCTTTACTTGCAGGTTGTTCCAGCGAAACTGATTCTATCGTTATGGCGCCACTTCCTCAGGTTGAAAACCAATTTACACCTTCGATAGTTTGGGATAAATCAGTCGGAAATGGTGTTGAACAGTTTTATTCTGATCTGTCACCTGTTTGGGATGGCAGTGCAATTTATGCCGCTGATCGCAAAGGGCTAGTTAAGGCGTTTGAGCTTGATAGCGGTAAAGAAATCTGGTCAGTCGACCTTTCTAAGCGTACAGGTTTTCTTTCTGCTAACTTATCCGCACTGTTATCGGGTGGGTTAACGGTTTCTGGTGACCATATTTATATTGGAACCGAGCGTGGAACCGTCATCGCATTAAATAAAGAAGATGGTTCAGTCGTTTGGGATGTGGAAGTTGCGGGGGAAGCGCTTTCTCGTCCAGTCGCAAGTAATGGCCTCGTCATGGTTCATACTAGTAACGGTATGCTCCAAGCACTTGATGAAAATAATGGTGAAATCAAGTGGACAGTGAATATGGATACACCATCCTTGTCACTAAGAGGGGAATCAGCTCCGAGCGTCGCTTACGGTGCGGCCATTGTGGGTGGAGATAATGGCCGGGTTAGTGCGGTATTATTGTCTCAAGGCCAACTCATTTGGCAGCAACGTATTTCCCAGGTGACAAGTTCAACAGAGATTGGTCGTTTAGACGATGTGGATATGACGCCAATTATTGATGATGGTACTATTTATGCGATTGCGTATAACGGTACATTAGCAGCACTTGATATGCGTTCTGGGCAAATAAAATGGAAACGCGATTTAGGCTCCGTCAATAACATGGTCTTATCTGGTGAGAATTTATACCTTGTCGATCAAAATGACCGTGTATTATCAGTACGTAAGAGTGATGGTGTGACCTTATGGACCCAAGAGGGTTTGCTTAATCGTGGCTTAAGTGCCCCAGAAATGTACAATGGGTATATTGTTGTGGGTGATAAAGAAGGTTACTTGCATTGGTTAGATATGAGCACTGGCGGTTTTGTGGCGCAAAATAAAATCAATAGCTCAGGTATTCATAGTCGCCCAGTTGTTGCTGGTGATAAGCTCATGGTTCAGGCAAGAAACGGGACAGTTTATCTGTTAACGCGTTAA
- the der gene encoding ribosome biogenesis GTPase Der: MIPVVALVGRPNVGKSTLFNRLTRTRDALVADFPGLTRDRKYGRAEVEGHEFIIIDTGGIDGTEEGVETHMAAQSLQAIEEADVVLFMVDARAGLMPADEGIAKHLRSRKKKTYLVANKTDGIDADSAIGDFYSLGLGEIHSIAASHGRGVTQLIEKSLKPFIEIEEEIELTEEEENAAYWAAQEAEAEFDEDEDDFDPTTLPIKLAIVGRPNVGKSTLTNRILGEERVVVFDMPGTTRDSIYIPMERDGREYVLIDTAGVRKRGKVTETVEKFSVIKTLQAIEDANVVLLVIDAREGISDQDLSLLGFILNAGRSLVIAVNKWDGMKPEDREHVKDMLELRLGFVDFARIHFISALHGSGVGNLFESVQEAYESATRRVGTALLTRIMKMAEDEHQPPLIRGRRVKMKYAHAGGHNPPIVVIHGNQVSDLPDSYKRYLMNYFRRSLQVMGTPIRIQFKEGENPYANKKNQLTATQLRKRKRLMQHLKKR; this comes from the coding sequence ATGATACCCGTCGTAGCGCTGGTTGGGCGTCCAAACGTAGGAAAATCCACGTTATTTAATCGATTAACCCGTACCCGTGATGCACTGGTAGCGGATTTTCCTGGGCTGACTCGTGATCGCAAATATGGTCGTGCTGAAGTTGAAGGGCATGAATTTATTATTATCGACACTGGTGGTATCGATGGTACTGAAGAAGGCGTCGAAACACACATGGCTGCACAGTCACTGCAAGCGATTGAAGAAGCCGATGTGGTTCTCTTTATGGTCGATGCACGCGCAGGACTTATGCCAGCAGATGAAGGTATTGCTAAGCACTTACGTAGTCGAAAGAAAAAAACCTATCTGGTGGCGAATAAGACCGATGGTATCGATGCTGATAGTGCCATTGGTGATTTTTATTCGCTCGGCCTAGGTGAAATACATTCTATTGCGGCGTCACATGGGCGTGGTGTAACCCAACTCATTGAAAAATCATTAAAGCCTTTTATTGAGATAGAAGAAGAAATTGAGCTAACCGAGGAAGAAGAAAATGCCGCTTACTGGGCTGCACAAGAAGCGGAAGCTGAATTTGACGAAGATGAAGATGATTTTGACCCAACCACATTACCGATTAAATTAGCCATTGTTGGTCGACCAAATGTTGGCAAATCAACACTCACTAATCGTATTTTAGGTGAAGAGCGGGTTGTCGTATTCGATATGCCAGGCACAACGCGTGATAGTATCTATATCCCAATGGAACGTGATGGGCGCGAATATGTCCTGATTGATACGGCGGGCGTACGTAAGCGTGGTAAAGTCACTGAAACGGTTGAAAAATTCTCAGTTATCAAAACATTACAAGCCATTGAAGATGCTAACGTCGTCTTACTCGTCATTGATGCTCGTGAAGGTATTTCTGACCAAGATCTATCATTATTAGGCTTTATTCTTAATGCAGGCCGTTCATTGGTGATTGCGGTCAATAAATGGGATGGCATGAAGCCTGAAGACCGCGAACATGTGAAAGACATGTTAGAGCTGCGTCTCGGCTTTGTCGATTTTGCGCGCATCCACTTTATCTCCGCGTTACATGGTAGTGGTGTGGGTAATTTATTTGAATCTGTGCAAGAAGCTTATGAATCAGCAACACGTCGTGTAGGTACTGCACTGCTGACGCGGATAATGAAAATGGCAGAAGATGAGCATCAACCGCCTCTTATTCGTGGTCGTCGTGTGAAAATGAAATACGCGCATGCGGGGGGGCATAATCCTCCTATTGTGGTCATTCATGGTAACCAAGTCTCTGATTTACCTGATAGCTATAAACGTTACCTAATGAATTATTTTCGTCGTTCATTACAGGTCATGGGGACACCGATTCGTATTCAATTCAAAGAAGGGGAAAACCCTTATGCGAATAAAAAGAACCAGTTAACAGCAACACAATTGCGTAAGCGTAAACGTTTAATGCAACATCTGAAAAAACGTTAA